The Zygosaccharomyces rouxii strain CBS732 chromosome G complete sequence genome contains a region encoding:
- a CDS encoding uncharacterized protein (some similarities with uniprot|Q04279 Saccharomyces cerevisiae YMR086W Protein of unknown function green fluorescent protein (GFP)-fusion protein localizes to the cell periphery): MISQKRLSRGLEKPVDGEAVKAASVIGKAMNHNGKVLGQNNHFRAPASRSGSLMGNSNNSNNNQVRRTFSMTGSRQSSLRSPSMNSSSGAVRTRSVMRSDPRQKDTGVSRSYSLTVPKRNVTQQDAQSAFDEFGGPQHRGVIHRSPSVSSIPKGAKTVRKYVPSAKGLIAIDVPVEEAQQQEQLAQQQIQRNRSLTRSNSRNYSLTKNNSRTNSLTGSRTNSLTGPRSVSLNSARTNSIRRSSSRTSSLTGSKPNLQPPKRYSSLTSASLVNGSRRDQFMSTPLEEEEEDVKPPVRTQTKPGQTKPGQMNPGQTKPGQMNPGQTKFGQTKPGQTKTGQTKFGQTVSGNSTVSPRTVTTKTVSKKPLGAPEPSGRAKTIPTVKNKVPTTVHSTERAPLHKPLSSSSPPASETSDLSMNHHEKESHEQAGESQDTILEDEREDHYDDSGNRLWDDKLENVIKQGFEDGPQQATSTSTPVSSPTPVENSKPSILPSAPAEEHAKQPIPQELQQPMEEKAPVTKGREDESRKENENDEDYKPQEHKNLDEPKPQGNHREDSSNREEIHDQSEKTPAVTVGQVNDKTTAVSQPPVNESSQNRLKDYLQGEDEQLENSGIESVASDQNPNESLVQPLKISSRESPQADTSTSAQEDELAKEVRQELDIMGHNSSNDNSDQNSDDLFVDSREDILDDFDANGNQAGRKVPSLPERNPKRGNGNKAQADGGVLKTTSPIKSALKKTTSENSNPSMYTESSPANQAYLSLTTAENTRLNAQLTGSDTIPRKSSLKSINRSRTMLNNRATHSLSPPPREALVPKRHSHHVGNKTSADRKATGTPPARSRNSMLNAPSRSQKPLKGESSNSAAKSKLNNPILYPREPPQKRSSFEKTRNKDNNVGMSKLSLRDGALLENNYQQSSLDNHFRGATAAPSVPSSGTENGNSTALFSSSGFKSRFQDSDSEDEGLPVNGVGGKPDQQANATNSNGNGFSLFKHKDSGESEGFGKKLGKLSLKSSNGSDQGVDYSTTKRFGNGGGVESKVRTLRDEIPADNELADGGKKNAFGKKLKKLFGRHK, encoded by the coding sequence ATGATTTCACAAAAAAGGCTCTCCAGAGGTTTAGAAAAGCCTGTTGATGGTGAAGCTGTGAAAGCTGCGTCTGTCATTGGCAAGGCAATGAATCATAATGGGAAAGTTCTTGGTCAGAACAATCATTTTCGTGCGCCTGCATCAAGAAGTGGTAGTCTGATGGgaaatagtaataatagCAACAATAACCAGGTAAGGAGGACTTTTTCAATGACAGGTTCCAGACAGAGTTCATTGAGAAGTCCCAGTATGAATAGTTCCAGTGGTGCCGTTAGAACTAGATCAGTGATGAGAAGTGATCCAAGACAGAAGGATACAGGTGTGTCAAGGAGTTACTCACTAACGGTCCCCAAGAGAAACGTAACGCAACAAGACGCTCAAAGTGCTTTTGATGAGTTTGGGGGTCCTCAACATCGGGGCGTTATCCACAGGAGTCCTTCGGTATCATCAATCCCTAAAGGTGCCAAAACTGTAAGAAAATATGTCCCCAGTGCTAAAGGTTTAATTGCCATCGATGTTCCTGTGGAAGAAGCACAACAGCAAGAACAATTGGCGCAGCAGCAAATACAGAGAAACAGATCACTCACaagatcaaattcaagaaattattcATTAACTAAAAATAACTCGAgaacaaattctttaactgGTAGCCgtaccaattctttaacagGACCAAGATCTGTATCTTTAAACAGTGCACGTACAAATTCAATAAGAAGAAGTTCCAGTAGAACCTCTTCGTTAACAGGTTCAAAACCAAATTTACAACCTCCAAAAAGGTATAGCTCTTTAACGAGCGCTTCTCTGGTTAATGGATCAAGAAGAGACCAATTCATGTCAACACCTTtagaagaggaggaagaggaTGTTAAACCACCAGTTAGAACACAAACCAAACCTGGACAAACCAAGCCTGGGCAAATGAACCCTGGACAAACCAAGCCTGGGCAAATGAACCCTGGACAAACCAAATTTGGACAAACCAAGCCTGGGCAGACCAAAACTGGACAAACCAAATTTGGACAAACCGTTAGCGGTAATTCCACTGTCTCTCCTAGGACCGTTACTACTAAAACTGTTTCAAAGAAACCATTAGGTGCACCTGAACCCTCAGGAAGGGCTAAGACAATACCAACTGTGAAAAATAAGGTACCTACTACTGTACATTCGACTGAAAGGGCACCACTACATAaaccattatcatcatcgtcacCACCAGCTTCTGAGACTTCTGACTTATCAATGAATCACCATGAGAAAGAGTCACATGAACAAGCAGGAGAGAGTCAAGACACTATcttggaagatgaaaggGAGGACCATTACGATGATTCAGGTAATCGGTTGTGGGATGACAAGTTAGAGAATGTGATAAAACAAGGCTTTGAAGATGGACCACAACAGGCTACTTCTACTTCAACTCCTGTTTCATCTCCAACTCCTGTTGAGAATTCCAAACCTAGCATTTTACCAAGTGCCCCAGCTGAAGAACATGCAAAACAACCAATACCACAAGAGTTACAACAACCAATGGAAGAGAAGGCTCCTGTTACAAAGGGGAGAGAAGACGAAAGCAGAAAAGAAAAcgaaaatgatgaagattatAAACCTCAGGAGCACAAGAATCTGGATGAACCCAAGCCTCAAGGGAATCACAGAGAGGATTCATCTAACCGAGAAGAAATTCATGATCAGTCAGAAAAAACGCCTGCAGTAACAGTGGGTCAGGTCAACGATAAAACAACAGCAGTATCGCAACCACCTGTTAATGAGTCTTCTCAGAATCGTCTAAAAGATTACTTACAAGGGGAAGATGAACAATTAGAAAATAGTGGAATTGAATCTGTTGCTAGTGATCAAAATCCTAATGAAAGCCTTGTACAacctttgaagatttcatctCGTGAGTCTCCACAGGCGGATACCTCGACTTCTGCTCAAGAGGACGAGTTGGCTAAAGAAGTACGTCAAGAATTAGATATCATGGGTCATAACAGCAGCAACGATAATAGCGATCAAAATTCCGATGACTTGTTTGTTGATTCCAGAGAAGATATTTTAGACGACTTTGACGCCAATGGCAACCAAGCTGGTCGTAAGGTTCCATCTTTGCCCGAACGCAACCCAAAGCGTGGAAATGGTAACAAGGCACAAGCCGATGGTGGTGTATTGAAGACAACTTCTCCCATCAAGTCAGCTCTCAAAAAGACTACTTCTGAAAATTCTAATCCATCCATGTATACTGAATCCTCGCCAGCTAATCAAGCTTACTTGTCGTTAACCACAGCAGAAAATACTAGGTTAAATGCTCAGTTGACAGGTAGCGATACGATACCACGCAAgtcttctttgaaatccATTAACCGTTCCAGGACGATGCTAAACAATAGAGCTACTCATTCCTTATCTCCGCCACCAAGGGAAGCCTTGGTTCCCAAACGTCATTCTCATCATGTGGGGAATAAGACTTCAGCAGACAGGAAAGCGACAGGTACCCCACCAGCACGTTCTAGAAACTCTATGCTCAACGCACCATCAAGAAGCCAAAAACCACTTAAGGGGGAATCGTCTAATTCTGCGGCCAAATCCAAGTTGAATAACCCAATTTTATATCCAAGAGAGCCGCCACAGAAGAGATCTAGTTTCGagaaaacaagaaataaGGATAACAATGTTGGCATGAGCAAATTGTCTTTGAGGGATGGTGCATTGTTGGAAAATAACTACCAGCAAAGTTCTCTAGATAATCATTTCAGAGGTGCTACCGCTGCTCCTTCAGTACCTTCGAGTGGCActgaaaatggtaatagTACAGCATTATTTTCTTCTAGTGGATTTAAATCGAGATTCCAAGACtcagattctgaagatgaaggttTACCTGTTAACGGTGTTGGTGGTAAACCTGACCAACAGGCTAATGCAACTAACAGTAATGGAAATGGAttttcacttttcaaaCATAAGGATAGCGG
- a CDS encoding uncharacterized protein (highly similar to uniprot|P14742 Saccharomyces cerevisiae YKL104C GFA1 Glutamine-fructose-6-phosphate amidotransferase catalyzes the formation of glucosamine-6-P and glutamate from fructose-6-P and glutamine in the first step of chitin biosynthesis), whose protein sequence is MCGIFGYCNYLVERSRGDIIDTLVEGLQRLEYRGYDSTGIAIDGDTPESTLLYKQIGKVDALKQEIARDAPERSTTFASHCGIAHTRWATHGEPRQINCHPQRSDPQNEFTVVHNGIITNFRELRTLLANRGYTFESDTDTECIAILFKHLYDENLSNGHELDFHELTKLVLTELEGSYGLLCKSVHYPEEVIATRKGSPLLIGVKSDKKLKVDFVDIEFPDDAAGKPDTPLGSKSGTPNASSRNLLNANRRTRPYEGNNFLPLAANEFNLRHSQSRAFLSEDGTPNPVEFFVSSDAASVIKHTKKVLFLEDDDIAHIYDGELHIHRSRRPEVGASMTRSIQTLEMELAQIMKGPYKHFMQKEIFEQPDSALNTMRGRIDFENGTVMLGGLKAWLPAVRRARRLIMIACGTSYHSCLATRAIFEELSEIPVSVELASDFLDRKCPVFRDDVCCFVSQSGETADTMLALNYCLERGALTLGIVNSVGSSISRATHCGVHINAGPEIGVASTKAYTSQYIALVMLALSLSDDRVSKIERRKDIIRGLHKIPDQIKEVLKLETRIKELCHNDLKDHKSLLLLGRGYQFASALEGALKIKEISYMHSEGVLAGELKHGVLALVDEQLPIIAFGTRDSLFPKVVSSIEQVTARKGRPIIICNTNDEVWAKKAETNKLLTLEVPQTVDCLQGLLNIIPLQLISYWLAVNRGIDVDFPRNLAKSVTVE, encoded by the coding sequence ATGTGTGGTATATTTGGTTACTGTAACTACCTGGTAGAGAGATCTCGGGGTGACATCATTGACACCTTAGTGGAGGGTTTACAAAGATTGGAATACAGAGGATATGATTCCACTGGTATCGCCATCGATGGTGACACGCCTGAGTCCACTCTGTTGTACAAGCAGATTGGTAAGGTTGATGCCTTGAAGCAGGAGATTGCTCGTGATGCCCCTGAGAGAAGCACGACGTTTGCATCTCACTGTGGTATCGCACACACTAGATGGGCAACACACGGTGAACCAAGACAGATCAACTGTCATCCACAGAGATCTGACCCTCAAAACGAATTCACAGTGGTTCATAACGGTATCATTACAAACTTCAGAGAACTTAGAACCCTTTTGGCCAACAGGGGTTATACTTTTGAAAGTGATACCGATACGGAGTGTATTGCAATCTTGTTTAAGCACTTGTACGATGAGAATTTATCCAATGGTCATGAATTAGATTTCCACGAATTGACTAAGCTGGTACTTACAGAATTGGAAGGTTCCTATGGTTTATTGTGCAAGTCTGTACATTATCCTGAAGAAGTTATTGCCACTAGGAAAGGTTCGCCACTGCTAATTGGTGTTAAATCTgacaaaaaattgaaggtCGATTTTGTCGACATTGAATTTCCTGATGATGCTGCTGGTAAGCCTGATACACCATTGGGTTCAAAGAGTGGCACCCCCAATGCTTCAAGTAGAAATTTGCTAAATGCTAACAGAAGAACTAGACCTTACGAAGGTAACAATTTCCTCCCATTGGCAGCTAATGAATTTAATTTGAGACATTCCCAATCAAGAGCATTCTTGTCAGAGGATGGTACACCAAATCCAGTGGAATTCTTTGTATCTTCTGACGCCGCTTCTGTCATCAAGCACACAAAGAAAGTGCTGTTCTtagaggatgatgatattgCCCATATTTACGATGGTGAATTACATATTCATAGATCAAGAAGACCTGAAGTCGGTGCATCTATGACAAGATCGATTCAAACTTTGGAAATGGAATTGGCTCAAATTATGAAAGGTCCTTACAAGCACTTCATGCAAAAGGAAATCTTTGAACAACCAGATTCTGCATTAAACACCATGAGAGGtagaattgattttgaaaatggtacCGTTATGCTTGGTGGGTTAAAGGCTTGGTTACCAGCTGTGCGCAGAGCACGTAGATTAATCATGATTGCGTGCGGTACTTCATACCATTCGTGCCTAGCAACGCGTGCCATCTTTGAGGAACTATCAGAAATCCCAGTTAGCGTCGAATTGGCAAGTGATTTCTTAGACCGTAAATGCCCTGTCTTCAGAGATGACGTTTGTTGCTTTGTATCCCAATCTGGTGAAACAGCCGATACCATGCTAGCTCTTAACTACTGTTTGGAAAGAGGTGCATTAACACTGGGGATTGTTAACAGTGTTGgttcttccatttcaagAGCTACTCACTGTGGTGTTCACATCAATGCAGGTCCTGAAATTGGTGTTGCCTCCACAAAAGCCTACACATCTCAATATATCGCACTGGTGATGCTTGCCCTATCATTATCAGACGATAGAGTTAGCAAGATTGAAAGGAGAAAAGATATTATAAGAGGTTTGCACAAAATTCCTGATCAAATTAAAGAAGTTCTCAAGCTAGAAacaagaatcaaagaattatGTCACAACGATTTGAAGGATCACAAATCTCTGCTACTATTAGGTAGAGGTTACCAATTTGCCTCCGCCTTGGAAGGTGCTCtaaagattaaagaaatttcctACATGCATAGTGAAGGTGTTCTAGCGGGTGAATTGAAACACGGTGTCCTAGCACTTGTTGACGAACAATTGCCAATCATTGCATTTGGTACAAGAGATTCACTTTTCCCCAAAGTTGtatcttcaattgaacaagttACCGCTAGAAAAGGTCGTCCAATTATTATCTGTAATACAAACGATGAGGTTTGGGCTAAGAAAGCAGAAACTAACAAATTGCTTACTTTAGAAGTTCCACAAACGGTCGATTGTTTACAAGGTTTGCTAAACATTATTCCTTTGCAGTTAATCTCCTACTGGCTTGCAGTTAATAGGGGTATCGATGTTGATTTCCCCAGAAACTTGGCCAAATCAGTTACCGTGGAGTAG
- the APE1 gene encoding metalloaminopeptidase APE1 (similar to uniprot|P14904 YKL103C Saccharomyces cerevisiae LAP4 Vacuolar aminopeptidase), with amino-acid sequence MSDQRAIIDHLTKTLELLSVEKSQPQQQKSVPEPRRVDTQDLVEYSHSYIDFTYDNPTIYHLTASLSQKLEKAGFTYLSEKENWQDKLTKGQGGKFYTVRNGTNLSAFVVGDKWDQYKGVGAIGAHADSLTAKLKPLSKKKSVEGYELLGVAPYGGTLNDLWFDRDLGIGGRVLYKDGDQFKSKLISSAPHPIARIPSLAPHFGAPALPPFDKETQAVPVVGFSQGEEEEAATEQEKGSVLFGKHSLQLLRYVAQLAGLDVAQLVQLDLDLFDVQKGTIGGIKNDFLFAPRIDDRICSYASLIALLEYAANVDLANSDTFALVALFDNEEIGSLSRQGAIGGLLKTTVERSARAFHEGPVDFHSLWANSIILSADVNHLFNPNFAEVYLENHRPKPNVGVTLSIDTNQHMVTDVIGTTFAEELGRINGDRVQYFHIKNNSRSGGTIGPYIASQTGARTIDLGIPQLSMHSIRATTGSKDVGLGVKFFRGFFKNWRPVLDRFGDL; translated from the coding sequence ATGTCCGACCAGCGTGCAATTATAGACCATTTGACCAAGACTTTAGAATTGTTGAGTGTGGAAAAGTCCCAACCTCAACAGCAGAAATCTGTCCCTGAACCTAGGAGGGTGGACACTCAAGATTTAGTGGAATATTCTCATTCCTATATCGACTTCACCTATGACAATCCCACCATTTACCATTTGACCGCAAGTTTAAGCCAAAAACTGGAGAAAGCAGGGTTCACATACCTGAGCGAAAAGGAGAATTGGCAAGATAAATTGACCAAGGGTCAGGGTGGTAAATTCTATACTGTCAGGAACGGTACCAATCTCTCAGCgtttgttgttggtgataaGTGGGATCAGTACAAGGGTGTTGGTGCCATTGGTGCCCACGCAGATTCCTTAACTGCTAAATTGAAGCCCCTCTCGAAGAAAAAAAGCGTGGAAGGCTATGAATTGTTAGGCGTCGCACCCTACGGTGGAACTCTGAACGATTTGTGGTTCGATAGAGATTTAGGTATCGGTGGACGTGTTTTGTACAAGGATGGTGATCAGTTCAAGAGTAAGTTGATTAGTTCAGCACCTCATCCGATTGCAAGAATCCCATCGTTAGCACCACACTTTGGTGCACCAGCGCTGCCACCATTTGACAAGGAGACCCAAGCTGTCCCAGTTGTTGGGTTTTCacaaggtgaagaagaagaagctgcaacagaacaagaaaaaggtTCTGTATTGTTCGGGAAACACAGTTTACAACTACTGAGATATGTGGCTCAACTAGCAGGTTTGGATGTGGCACAATTGGTCCAATTGGATTTAGATCTATTCGATGTACAAAAGGGTACCATTGGAGGTATCAAGAACGATTTCCTCTTTGCCCCCCGTATTGACGATAGAATTTGTTCATATGCATCTCTAATTGCTCTATTAGAATACGCAGCTAACGTCGATTTGGCCAACAGTGATACTTTTGCTCTTGTAGCGCTTTTcgataatgaagaaattggttcttTGTCAAGACAAGGTGCCATCGGTGGTTTACTAAAGACGACTGTGGAGCGTTCGGCCCGTGCTTTCCATGAAGGACCTGTAGATTTCCACTCTCTATGGGCCAATTCTATTATTCTTTCTGCAGACGTTAATCATCTGTTCAATCCAAATTTCGCCGAAGTATATTTAGAAAACCACAGACCGAAACCCAACGTGGGGGTTACGTTGTCAATTGACACCAACCAACATATGGTCACAGACGTCATCGGAACTACGTTCGCCGAGGAATTAGGAAGAATCAATGGAGATCGCGTCCAGTACTTCCACATCAAGAACAACTCTAGATCAGGCGGTACTATTGGTCCATATATCGCTTCTCAAACAGGCGCACGCACTATCGACCTAGGTATCCCACAACTATCTATGCACAGCATTAGAGCCACTACAGGCTCCAAGGATGTTGGTCTAGGTGTTAAATTCTTTAGGggtttcttcaaaaactgGAGACCAGTATTGGATCGCTTTGGCGATCTCTAA